GACCGCGCGAGTGAACTCACCGAAAATCTTCACAAGGTGGAGACGCGCATCGCGTCCGCCTGCGCGTCCGCCGGCCGGAACCGGGACGAAGTCACCCTGATCGTCGTCACCAAGACCTACCCCGCGAGCGACGTCCGGCTGCTGAGTGAACTCGGGGTGCGGCACGTCGCGGAGAACCGTGACCAGGACGCGGCGCCCAAGGCGGCCGCGTGCGCGGATCTGTCACTGACGTGGCACTTCGTTGGTCAGTTGCAGACCAACAAAGTCCGTTCCGTGGTCGGTTACGCCGATGTTGTGCAGTCCGTCGACCGGATCAAGCTGGTCTCGGCGCTCTCCGCCGCCGCGGTGCGCGCGGAGCGTGAGGTCGGGACCCTCATCCAGGTCGCGCTCGACGCGGACTCGGGCGCCCGCGGTGAACGCGGCGGCGTAGCCCCTGACGGGATCGAGGAGTTGGCGACCGCGGTGGCCGGGGCGCCGGGGCTGCGGCTGGACGGTCTGATGACCGTCGCGCCTCTCGCCGGGCCTTACGCGAATCGCGAACAGGCCGCGTTCGAGCGCCTGCTGGAATTGTCATCCCTGCTGCGCGCGGACCATCCTGCTGCGAACATGGTGTCAGCAGGGATGAGTGCGGACCTCGAAGCAGCCGTTGCGGCCGGAGCGACACATGTGCGCGTCGGTACGGCGGTACTCGGAGTCCGCCCCCGGCTCGGGTAACGTCGCGAAGCAAGTCGGACCACAGCAGAAAATATGGTCATTTCCACCGAAAAGTGGATGGACCGAGTGGATCGAGGGCACTTGGTGACGAGGCCGATCCACCACAGAGCGGAGGACTCAGAGCATGGCCGGCGCGATGCGCAAGATGGCGGTCTACCTCGGCCTCGTGGAGGACGATGGGTACGACGGCCGGGGTTTCGACCCCGATGACGACTTCGAACCCGAGCCCGAACCCGAGCGTGAACACCGGCGCCACCAGCCGGTGCGCCAGGTCGAACGGGACGAACCAGTACGAGTGGTGCAGCCTCCCCCGCAGCGTGAGCGGGAGCGTCAGCCGGTGCCGGTAGCGGCCGAAAGCGGACGTCCTGCCCGAATCGCCCCCGTGGCATCCATCACACCTGAACGCCCCAGCCTGGAGAAGAACGCACCAGTGATCATGCCCAAGGTCGTGTCCGAGCGAGAGCCGTACCGCATCACCACATTGCACCCGCGGACCTACAACGAGGCCCGTACCATCGGGGAACACTTCCGTGAGGGCACCCCGGTGATCATGAATCTGACGGAGATGGACGACACCGATGCGAAGCGACTTGTCGACTTTGCCGCGGGACTTGTCTTCGGTCTCCATGGCAGCATTGAGCGAGTGACGCAGAAGGTGTTCCTGTTGTCGCCTGCTAACGTCGACGTCACGGCGGAGGACAAGGCCCGTATCGCAGAGGGCGGGTTCTTCAACCAGAGCTGAGACACGACACCGGGAACGACCCGGCCGAGAGGCCGGAATCCAGAGAAACCAGGGGAGAGGGAAGCGCGGGATGAGCGTTGCGCTACAGGTGGTCTACATCGCGCTGGTGTGCTTCCTCATCGTGCTGATCTTCCGGCTGGTCATGGATTATGTCTTCCAATTCGCCCGCTCATGGCAGCCCGGCAAGGCGATGGTGGTCGTTCTGGAGGCCACCTACACTGTCACCGATCCACCGCTCAAGCTTCTGCGGCGGTTCATTCCGCCGCTGCGTCTCGGGGGCGTGGCACTCGACCTGTCCTTCTTCGTTCTGATGATCATCGTGTACATCCTCATCTCGGTCGTCAGCGGCCTTGCGAGGGCAATGTGAACGATACGGTCCTGCCGACTGCCGACGACTACGTAGAGGTGAAGAAGAGATGCCGTTGACCCCCGAGGACGTGCGGAACAAGCAGTTCACGACCGTCCGCCTCCGAGAAGGCTACGACGAGGACGAGGTCGATGCCTTCCTAGACGAGGTCGAGGCCGAACTGACGCGCCTGCTTCGTGAGAACGAGGACCTGCGCGCCAAGCTGGCCGCCGCGACGCGTGCCGCCGCGCAGAACCAGCAGCAGCAACAGCAGCAAGGGATGCGCAAGCCTCCCGAGCAGCAGGAGCGGCCGGGTGCCCCTGTCCCCGCCGCCATATCAGGACCTCCCGTCCAGCAGCAGCAGCCCCCGCAGATGGGCCAGCCCCAGCTGCCCGGTGGGCCCCCGCAGCTTCCCGCCGGCCCCGGCGGACACGGCCCGGGTGGACACCCCGGCCACGGCCCCGGCCCGCAGGGTCAGCACGGTCCCGGTCCCATGCAGGGCGGCCCCATGCAGGGCCAGATGCAGGGTGGTCCGATGCAGGGCCAGATGCAGCAGCAGATGCAGGGCGGACCCATGGGCGGACCGATGGGCGGCCCCATGGGGCACGGCCCGCAGCCCGGCCAGGGCGGACCCGGCGGCGACAGTGCCGCGCGTGTGCTCTCGCTCGCCCAGCAGACCGCCGACCAGGCGATCGCGGAGGCCCGTTCCGAGGCCAACAAGATCGTCGGCGAGGCGCGCAGCCGCGCCGAGGGTCTGGAGCGGGACGCCCGTGCGAAGGCGGACGCCCTTGAGCGGGACGCGCAGGAGAAGCACCGCGTGGCGATGGGCTCCCTGGAGTCCGCGCGCGCGACGCTGGAGCGCAAGGTCGAGGACCTGCGTGGCTTCGAGCGCGAGTACCGGACCCGGCTGAAGTCCTACCTGGAGAGCCAGCTGCGCCAGTTGGAGACCCAGGCCGACGACTCGCTGGCCCCGCCGCGTACGCCGGCCGCGGCCTCACTGCCGCCGTCGCCGTCCATGGCACCGGCCGGTGCGGGCGCGATGGGGC
This window of the Streptomyces niveus genome carries:
- a CDS encoding YggS family pyridoxal phosphate-dependent enzyme produces the protein MTDRASELTENLHKVETRIASACASAGRNRDEVTLIVVTKTYPASDVRLLSELGVRHVAENRDQDAAPKAAACADLSLTWHFVGQLQTNKVRSVVGYADVVQSVDRIKLVSALSAAAVRAEREVGTLIQVALDADSGARGERGGVAPDGIEELATAVAGAPGLRLDGLMTVAPLAGPYANREQAAFERLLELSSLLRADHPAANMVSAGMSADLEAAVAAGATHVRVGTAVLGVRPRLG
- a CDS encoding cell division protein SepF, with protein sequence MAGAMRKMAVYLGLVEDDGYDGRGFDPDDDFEPEPEPEREHRRHQPVRQVERDEPVRVVQPPPQRERERQPVPVAAESGRPARIAPVASITPERPSLEKNAPVIMPKVVSEREPYRITTLHPRTYNEARTIGEHFREGTPVIMNLTEMDDTDAKRLVDFAAGLVFGLHGSIERVTQKVFLLSPANVDVTAEDKARIAEGGFFNQS
- a CDS encoding YggT family protein: MSVALQVVYIALVCFLIVLIFRLVMDYVFQFARSWQPGKAMVVVLEATYTVTDPPLKLLRRFIPPLRLGGVALDLSFFVLMIIVYILISVVSGLARAM
- a CDS encoding DivIVA domain-containing protein — translated: MPLTPEDVRNKQFTTVRLREGYDEDEVDAFLDEVEAELTRLLRENEDLRAKLAAATRAAAQNQQQQQQQGMRKPPEQQERPGAPVPAAISGPPVQQQQPPQMGQPQLPGGPPQLPAGPGGHGPGGHPGHGPGPQGQHGPGPMQGGPMQGQMQGGPMQGQMQQQMQGGPMGGPMGGPMGHGPQPGQGGPGGDSAARVLSLAQQTADQAIAEARSEANKIVGEARSRAEGLERDARAKADALERDAQEKHRVAMGSLESARATLERKVEDLRGFEREYRTRLKSYLESQLRQLETQADDSLAPPRTPAAASLPPSPSMAPAGAGAMGHTMGGNPSMGGGHGPSSGGPSYGNQQQMSPAMTQPMAPVRPQAPQPMQPMQQAPSPMRGFLIDEDDN